The following are encoded together in the Salvia hispanica cultivar TCC Black 2014 chromosome 6, UniMelb_Shisp_WGS_1.0, whole genome shotgun sequence genome:
- the LOC125197059 gene encoding protein RALF-like 24 gives MPKPQPQSLCALLLLHFLLCSSIPDPKSGEFACAGKIGECAAAEEEVMDSESNRRALQLRRRYISYDTLRRDMVPCDRPGASYYNCKAAGVANSYGRGCEIITRCARGD, from the coding sequence ATGCCCAAACCTCAGCCGCAATCCTTGTGCGCCCTTCTCCTGCTGCATTTCCTGCTCTGCTCCTCAATTCCAGATCCAAAATCCGGCGAATTTGCCTGCGCGGGAAAGATCGGCGAGTGCGccgcggcggaggaggaggtgaTGGATTCAGAGAGCAATCGGAGGGCATTGCAGTTACGGCGGAGATACATCAGCTACGACACACTGAGACGAGACATGGTGCCGTGCGATCGGCCAGGAGCTTCGTATTACAACTGCAAGGCCGCCGGCGTCGCCAATTCCTACGGCAGAGGCTGCGAGATCATCACGAGATGCGCCAGGGGAGATTGA
- the LOC125195379 gene encoding uncharacterized protein LOC125195379 produces the protein MSPRCEGQRAIEAQMARMLETAMPAIQAEINNEVERYQAAIQAWNEQHVRVHHVLGCISIETVNKLVYGFSWMLRRQFRMRRHVFLRIVNAVVARDSYFMHTVDAVGRQSISTLQKCTSALRQLAYGTTADMFDEYLHVSEHSERDCLARFCRAVVEAFKDTYLRKPTTDDVHRLVRMHEDTHGFPGMLGSIDFVGSNNDLNVLNESPLFNDLCAGRAPTVEFTANHRRYTMGYYLANGIYPRWPVFVKTITCPTTDRRKLFAKKQEAARRDVERAFGVLQSRWAIVKGAARGWHRPIITDIMYAYIIMHNMIVEDEEENVTFWSDDPLASTSSSYIVTDPPVQGVPPDVRNVMACSAAMRQEELHTRLQADLIEEIWNRN, from the exons atgtCTCCTCGTTGTGAAGGTCAACGAGCAATCGAAGCTCAAATGGCTCGAATGTTAGAGACGGCGATGCCCGCAATCCAAGCAGAAATCAACAACGAGGTGGAACGCTATCAAGCTGCTATTCAAGCGTGGAACGAGCAACACGTCCGAGTACACCACGTACTCGGATGTATATCCATCGAGACCGTGAACAAGCTGGTTTATGGTTTTTCATGGATGCTCCGTCGCCAGTTCCGGATGCGGAGGCATGTGTTCTTGCGCATTGTCAACGCAGTTGTAGCTCGTGACTCGTACTTCATGCACACCGTCGATGCTGTCGGGCGGCAAAGTATATCGACTTTGCAGAAATGCACATCCGCCCTACGCCAACTCGCTTACGGAACAACTGCAGATATGTTTGATGAGTACCTCCATGTGAGCGAGCATAGTGAACGCGATTGCCTAGCTAGATTCTGTCGGGCAGTGGTCGAAGCATTCAAGGACACATACTTGAGAAAGCCAACGACCGACGATGTTCACAGATTGGTGCGGATGCACGAGGACACCCACGGCTTCCCAgggatgttgggcagcatcgact TCGttgggtcgaacaacgacctcaatgTGTTGAACGAGTCTCCATTGTTCAACGACTTGTGTGCCGGGCGAGCGCCTACCGTAGAGTTCACGGCCAACCACCGTCGGTACACTATGGGGTACTATCTGGCAAACGGGATCTACCCTCGATGGCCCGTGTTCGTGAAGACCATCACATGTCCGACAACGGATAGGAGGAAATTGTTTGCCAAAAAGCAAGAGGCGGCTCGGAGAGATGTGGAGCGCGCATTCGGAGTCCTCCAATCACGTTGGGCTATAGTGAAGGGTGCGGCCCGTGGTTGGCACCGTCCAATAATCACCGACATCATGTATGCATATATCAtaatgcataacatgatcgtTGAGGACGAGGAAGAAAACGTCACTTTCTGGAGCGACGATCCACTCGCCAGCACCAGCAGTAGCTACATTGTCACCGACCCGCCCGTGCAAGGTGTTCCTCCCGACGTGCGCAATGTCATGGCCTGTTCAGCGGCAATGCGCCAAGAAGAACTACACACACGCCTCCAAGCAGAtctaattgaagaaatttggaaCCGCAATTGA
- the LOC125195782 gene encoding selenium-binding protein 1-like codes for MATDIDLASLQHAKVENGCCKKGPGYATPLDAMAGPKETLIYVTCIYTGTGKEKPDYLATVDIDPNSPTYSQVIHRLPMPYLGDELHHSGWNACSSCHGDPSAARRFLVLPSLVSGRIYAVDTQKDPRAPSLHKVVDPKDVVQKTGLAYPHTAHCLASGEIMVSCLGDKDGNAEGNGFLLLDSDFNVKGRWEKPGHSPLYGYDFWYQPRHKTMISTSWGAPAAFTKGFNLQHVSEGLYGRHLHVYSWPGGELKQTLDLGNTGLLPLEIRFLHDPAKDTGFVGCALTSNMVRFFKKPDETWGHELAISVKPLKVQNWILPEMPGLITDFLISLDDRFLYLANWLHGDIRQYNIEDPANPRLAGQVWVGGSIRNGGPVVVEAEDGTTYQTDVPDVQGHQLRGGPQMIQLSLDGKRLYATNSLFSTWDRQFYPELVEKGGHMLQIDVDTERGGLEINPRFFVDFGAEPDGPSLAHEMRYPGGDCTSDIWI; via the exons ATGGCAACAGATATTGATTTGGCTTCATTGCAGCATGCAAAGGTGGAAAATGGGTGCTGCAAGAAAGGGCCTGGCTACGCTACTCCGCTTGATGCCATGGCTGGCCCCAAGGAAACTCTTATCTATGTCACTTGTATATACACTG GAACAGGGAAGGAGAAGCCAGATTACCTTGCAACTGTGGATATTGATCCGAATTCGCCAACGTATTCTCAAGTCATCCACCGGCTGCCCATGCCTTACCTCGGAGACGAGCTGCACCACTCTGGATGGAATGCCTGCAGCTCTTGCCACGGAGATCCATCAGCTGCACGGCGGTTTCTTGTCCTTCCTTCGCTAGT GTCTGGGAGGATATATGCCGTTGATACTCAGAAGGATCCGAGGGCTCCATCTTTGCATAAGGTTGTTGATCCCAAGGATGTAGTACAGAAGACGGGGTTGGCATATCCCCACACAGCTCACTGCCTCGCCTCAGGTGAAATCATGGTGTCGTGTCTTGGAGATAAAGATGGAAATGCTGAAGGGAATGGATTTCTACTGCTGGACTccgattttaatgtcaaaggAAG GTGGGAGAAACCAGGGCACAGCCCCCTATATGGCTACGATTTCTGGTACCAGCCTCGACACAAGACCATGATCAGCACGTCATGGGGAGCTCCTGCCGCTTTCACCAAAGGTTTCAACCTTCAGCATGTTTCCGAGGGTTTATACGGGAGACATTTGCACGTCTACAGCTGGCCAGGAGGAGAGCTGAAACAGACATTGGATCTCGGAAATACTGGCCTCCTACCTTTGGAG ATACGGTTCTTGCACGATCCAGCCAAGGATACGGGCTTCGTGGGGTGTGCTTTGACGAGCAATATGGTAAGGTTTTTCAAGAAGCCGGATGAGACTTGGGGTCACGAGTTAGCTATATCAGTGAAGCCACTCAAGGTGCAGAACTGGATCCTACCCGAGATGCCCGGTCTTATAACTGATTTCCTCATATCCCTCGATGATCGCTTCCTCTACCTAGCCAACTGGCTTCACGGAGACATAAGACAGTATAACATCGAAGATCCTGCAAATCCGCGGTTGGCAGGCCAGGTTTGGGTTGGAGGTTCCATCCGGAATGGAGGTCCTGTGGTGGTGGAGGCAGAAGATGGAACAACATACCAGACCGACGTACCAGATGTCCAG GGGCACCAACTAAGAGGAGGGCCGCAGATGATACAGCTGAGCTTGGACGGGAAGCGGCTGTACGCCACAAACTCTCTGTTCAGCACTTGGGACCGTCAGTTTTATCCTGAGCTCGTGGAGAAAGGCGGTCACATGCTCCAGATTGATGTGGACACGGAGAGGGGAGGTCTCGAGATCAACCCTAGGTTCTTCGTGGACTTCGGAGCTGAGCCGGATGGCCCCTCCCTTGCCCACGAAATGAGGTATCCCGGTGGAGATTGCACCTCCGACATCTGGATTTGA
- the LOC125193802 gene encoding adenosylhomocysteinase-like, translating into MALQIEKTTSGREYKVKDMSQADFGRLEIELAEVEMPGLMSCRTEFGPSQPFKGARITGSLHMTIQTAVLIETLTALGAEVRWCSCNIFSTQDHAAAAIARDSAAVFAWKGETLQEYWWCTERALDWGPGGGPDLIVDDGGDTTLLIHEGVKAELEYEKTGKLPDPSSTDNAEFQIVLTLIRDGLKGDPTKYRKMNERLVGVSEETTTGVKRLYQMQANGTLLFPAINVNDSVTKSKFDNLYGCRHSLPDGLMRATDVMIAGKVGVVCGYGDVGKGCAAALKQGGARVVVTEIDPICALQALMEGFEVLTLEDVVSTADIFVTTTGNKDIIMLEHMRKMKNNAIVCNIGHFDNEIDMQGLENFPGVKRVTIKPQTDRWIFPDTKTGIIVLAEGRLMNLGCATGHPSFVMSCSFTNQVIAQLELWNERSSGKYEKKVYVLPKHLDEKVAALHLGKLGAKLTKLSKEQADYISVPVEGPYKPLHYRY; encoded by the exons ATGGCTCTCCAAATCGAGAAGACCACCTCCGGCCGCGAGTACAAGGTCAAGGACATGTCCCAGGCCGACTTCGGCCGCCTCGAAATCGAGCTCGCCGAGGTCGAGATGCCCGGCCTCATGTCCTGCCGCACCGAATTCGGCCCCTCCCAGCCTTTCAAGGGCGCCAGGATCACCGGATCCCTCCACATGACCATCCAGACCGCCGTCCTCATCGAGACCCTCACCGCCCTCGGCGCCGAGGTCAGATGGTGCTCCTGCAACATCTTCTCCACCCAGGACCACGCCGCCGCGGCCATCGCCCGCGACAGCGCTGCCGTCTTCGCCTGGAAGGGGGAGACCTTGCAGGAGTACTGGTGGTGCACCGAGCGCGCCCTGGACTGGGGCCCCGGCGGCGGACCGGATCTGATTGTTGACGACGGCGGCGACACCACGCTGCTGATTCACGAGGGCGTGAAGGCGGAGCTGGAGTATGAGAAGACGGGGAAGCTGCCGGATCCGAGCTCCACTGACAACGCCGAGTTTCAGATCGTGCTGACGCTGATCAGAGATGGCTTGAAGGGAGATCCGACCAAGTACAGGAAGATGAATGAGAGATTGGTTGGCGTTTCGGAGGAGACGACGACTGGTGTGAAGAGGCTGTATCAGATGCAGGCTAATGGCACTCTGCTTTTCCCTGCCATTAATGTCAATGACTCTGTCACCAAGAGCAAG TTTGACAACCTCTACGGGTGCCGCCACTCACTTCCCGATGGTCTGATGAGGGCAACTGACGTCATGATCGCCGGAAAGGTTGGCGTTGTCTGTGGTTACGGAGATGTTGGGAAGGGCTGTGCCGCCGCCCTGAAACAGGGTGGTGCTCGTGTGGTCGTGACTGAGATCGATCCCATCTGCGCTCTCCAAGCCCTCATGGAAGGCTTCGAAGTCCTAACCCTCGAGGACGTGGTCTCCACCGCCGACATCTTTGTCACCACCACCGGCAACAAGGACATCATCATGCTCGAGCACATGAGGAAGATGAAGAACAACGCCATCGTCTGCAACATCGGCCACTTTGACAACGAGATCGACATGCAGGGACTCGAGAACTTCCCGGGCGTGAAGAGGGTCACCATCAAGCCCCAGACGGACAGGTGGATCTTCCCGGACACCAAGACCGGCATCATCGTCCTGGCTGAGGGCAGGCTGATGAACCTGGGATGCGCCACGGGGCACCCCAGCTTCGTCATGTCGTGCTCCTTCACCAACCAGGTCATCGCCCAGCTCGAGCTGTGGAACGAGAGGAGCTCCGGGAAGTATGAGAAGAAGGTGTACGTGCTGCCCAAGCACCTCGACGAGAAGGTGGCGGCCCTCCATCTCGGGAAGCTCGGTGCCAAGCTCACGAAGCTGAGCAAGGAGCAGGCCGACTACATCAGTGTGCCGGTTGAGGGGCCTTACAAGCCTTTGCACTACAGGTACTAA
- the LOC125195380 gene encoding protein RALF-like 32 — protein sequence METKHTTFLLHLFFFFTLLNLLTSPINGASLNATAPSPSPCTGSIAECNRDLEMLMESDISRRFLEQKRYISPGALKPDQPVCNGGAAGQPYSRGSGCIPEPSNPYHRGCSRYYRCRDDA from the coding sequence ATGGAAACAAAACACACTACctttcttctccatctcttcttcttcttcacacTCCTTAACCTCCTCACATCTCCAATCAACGGCGCCTCCCTCAATGCAACGGCACCCTCTCCATCGCCATGCACAGGCTCAATAGCCGAATGCAACAGAGACTTGGAGATGCTGATGGAATCAGACATCAGCAGAAGGTTTCTTGAACAGAAGAGATACATCTCACCGGGCGCTCTCAAGCCCGACCAGCCTGTTTGCAACGGCGGAGCAGCAGGCCAGCCTTACTCCAGAGGCAGCGGCTGCATCCCCGAGCCATCCAATCCTTACCACAGGGGATGCTCCAGATACTACCGATGCAGGGATGATGCGTGA
- the LOC125194279 gene encoding histidine protein methyltransferase 1 homolog, producing the protein MASDKSNDAPKEAIFRLFGDKPTSGLGFLDFPEKPLPPPPPCLEVLLSEVSADAKCSMEPVNVAGLTLLKGRVSTEEVFALSNSDLVPGKYEGGLKLWEGSLDLIAALNSEMENGRLSFTGKRVLELGCGHGLPGIFACLKAAAAVHFQDFNAEVLRCLTIPNVTANMEENPQYLSAEVKEGRISTETRFFSGDWGEVHSILDQGTGYDVILMAETVYSIPALPNLYNLIKKCLSSSHGVVYMAAKKYYFGVGGGSRRFLSLVEKDGLLSSSLVAEVADGSSNVREVWKLHLK; encoded by the exons ATGGCGTCCGACAAATCAAACGATGCACCTAAAGAAGCAATCTTTCGTCTCTTCGGCGACAAACCCACTTCTGGATTGGGTTTTCTAGACTTCCCAGAAAAGCCTCTCCCTCCCCCGCCGCCTTGCCTTGAAGTTCTCCTCTCAGAG GTTTCAGCAGATGCGAAGTGCTCTATGGAGCCTGTGAATGTTGCTGGGCTTACTCTACTTAAG GGGAGGGTAAGCACTGAGGAGGTGTTTGCACTGTCCAACTCTGATTTAGTGCCTGGTAAATATGAAG GAGGGTTGAAACTATGGGAGGGGTCACTAGATTTAATTGCAGCACTAAACTCAGAGATGGAGAATGGGCGGTTGTCTTTCACCGGGAAGCGAGTTCTTGAG CTTGGATGCGGCCATGGACTTCCTGGTATATTTGCTTGCCTAAAG GCGGCAGCTGCTGTGCATTTCCAGGACTTCAACGCAGAAGTCCTCCGGTGCCTCACCATTCCCAATGTTACTGCTAATATGGAAGAGAATCCTCAGTATTTGTCTGCTGAAGTGAAGGAAGGCCGCATCAGCACTGAGACTCGGTTCTTCTCCGGCGACTGGGGTGAAGTGCACTCGATTCTGGATCAGGGAACTGGTTATGATGTCATACTTATGGCAGAGACAGTTTACTCGATTCCTGCACTGCCAAATCTGTACAATCTTATCAAGAAG TGCCTGAGTAGTTCCCATGGAGTTGTGTACATGGCAGcaaagaaatattattttggggtTGGCGGAGGATCAAGGCGCTTTCTCTCTCTCGTCGAAAAAGATG GTCTTCTTTCCTCTTCTCTGGTTGCTGAGGTTGCTGATGGTTCATCCAATGTTCGAGAGGTCTGGAAGCTACATCTCAAATGA
- the LOC125192276 gene encoding glycine-rich RNA-binding protein 4, mitochondrial-like: MACFNKVGTMLRQSISASCALSGQPSMFNAMRLMSTKLFIGGLSYQTDDQSLRDAFSSFGEVDSVRIIVDRDTGRSRGFGFVNFTCEEAANSAISAMDGQELNGRNIRVSQATERPPRSNYGGGGGGGGYGGNSFSRGGGGGGYGGGYGNRDESY, from the exons ATGGCTTGCTTCAACAAAGTTGGAACCATGCTAAGGCAGAGCATATCTGCCTCTTGTGCATTGAGTGGACAACCCTCGATGTTTAATGCTATGCGCCTCATGTCCACCAAGCTTTTCATTGGAG GGCTTTCTTATCAAACTGATGATCAGTCTCTCAGAGATGCTTTTTCTAGCTTCGGAGAAGTTGACTCTG TAAGAATTATCGTTGACAGAGACACTGGAAGATCGAGAGGGTTTGGTTTTGTAAATTTCACTTGTGAAGAGGCTGCTAACTCAGCCATATCAGCAATGGATGGACAG GAACTGAATGGCAGGAACATCCGCGTAAGCCAGGCAACAGAGAGACCTCCACGCAGTAACTATGGCGGGGGCGGGGGCGGTGGTGGTTATGGAGGCAACAGCTTTAGccgcggtggtggtggtggtggttaTGGAGGCGGGTATGGCAACAGAGATGAGAGTTACTAG
- the LOC125195856 gene encoding serine hydroxymethyltransferase 4, producing the protein MDAVSEWGNTPLAAVDPEIHDLIEKEKRRQCRGIELIASENFTSFAVIEALGSALTNKYSEGMPGNRYYGGNEYIDQIENLTRSRALQAYRLDPASWGVNVQPYSGSPANFAAYTAVLNPHDRIMGLDLPSGGHLTHGYYTSGGKKISATSIYFESLPYKVDSKTGYIDYDRLEEKALDFRPKLIICGGSAYPRDWDYKRFRSVADKCGALLLCDMAHISGLVAAQEAADPFEYCDLVTTTTHKSLRGPRAGMIFYRKGPKPAKKGQPEGAVYDFEDKINFAVFPSLQGGPHNHQIGALAVALKQVMTPGFKAYAKQVRANAVALGNYLISKGYNLVTGGTENHLVLWDLRPLGLTGNKVEKLCDLCNITVNKNAVFGDSSALAPGGVRIGAPAMTSRGLVEKDFEQIAEFLHRAVTVTLKIQKEHGKLLKDFNKGLVNNKDIEELKIDVEKFSSSFEMPGFLMSEMKYKDYVMH; encoded by the exons ATGGACGCCGTATCAGAATGGGGAAACACTCCTCTCGCCGCCGTGGATCCCGAGATCCACGACCTCATCGAGAAGGAGAAGCGCCGCCAGTGCCGCGGCATCGAGCTCATCGCCTCCGAGAATTTCACCTCCTTCGCGGTGATTGAAGCTCTCGGCAGCGCGCTCACCAACAAGTATTCCGAGGGCATGCCTGGCAACCGCTACTACGGCGGCAACGAGTACATCGACCAGATCGAGAACCTCACCCGCTCTCGCGCCCTCCAGGCCTACCGCCTCGACCCGGCCAGTTGGGGCGTCAATGTCCAGCCCTACAGCGGCTCACCGGCGAACTTCGCCGCCTACACGGCGGTTCTCAACCCGCACGACCGGATCATGGGGCTGGATCTGCCATCCGGCGGCCATCTCACGCACGGGTACTACACCTCCGGCGGTAAGAAGATCAGCGCCACCTCGATCTACTTCGAGAGCCTGCCGTACAAGGTTGATTCGAAGACCGGGTACATTGATTACGATAGGTTGGAGGAGAAGGCGCTTGACTTCAGGCCTAAGTTGATTATCTGCGGAGGGAGTGCTTACCCTAGGGATTGGGATTACAAGAGGTTCAGATCGGTTGCTGATAAGTGCGGCGCGCTTCTGCTCTGCGATATGGCGCACATTAGCGGCCTCGTTGCTGCTCAG GAAGCGGCTGATCCATTTGAGTACTGCGACTTGGTAACGACCACCACCCACAAGAGTCTGAGGGGTCCAAGGGCGGGCATGATATTCTACAGGAAGGGTCCGAAGCCAGCCAAAAAGGGGCAGCCTGAGGGTGCAGTTTACGATTTTGAGGATAAGATCAATTTCGCCGTCTTCCCATCCCTTCAGGGTGGCCCCCATAACCACCAAATTGGTGCCCTCGCTGTGGCCCTAAAGCAGGTCATGACCCCTGGTTTCAAGGCGTATGCAAAGCAAGTCAGGGCGAACGCAGTGGCTCTTGGGAATTATCTGATCAGCAAAGGATACAATCTCGTCACTGGTGGAACCGAGAACCACTTGGTTCTGTGGGATCTCCGTCCTCTTGGGCTAACTG GAAACAAAGTTGAGAAACTCTGTGATCTGTGCAACATTACTGTTAACAAGAATGCCGTGTTTGGTGACAGCAGTGCCTTGGCTCCTGGAGGTGTTCGCATTG GTGCTCCTGCCATGACATCGAGAGGGTTAGTCGAGAAAGACTTCGAGCAGATTGCTGAATTCCTCCACCGGGCTGTGACCGTGACACTGAAGATCCAGAAGGAGCACGGTAAACTACTGAAAGACTTCAACAAGGGCCTAGTGAACAACAAAGACATCGAAGAGCTCAAGATTGATGTCGAGAAATTCTCCTCTTCATTCGAGATGCCCGGCTTCCTCATGTCAGAGATGAAGTACAAAGACTATGTGATGCATTAA
- the LOC125194278 gene encoding heat stress transcription factor A-5-like: MDGGASGGGGGPAPFLLKTYEMVDDSSTDAIVSWSGSTKSFVVWNPPEFARVLLPSYFKHNNFSSFIRQLNTYGFRKIDPERWEFANDEFVKDQKHLLKNIHRRKPIHSHSQPQGPVDPERATYEEEIDKLSREKAALEGNLVGFKEEQSAAKGQLEDLTKRIVSMEQRQEKLLSYLNKSAQNPQFVERLAQKLESMDFSAYNKKRRLPESDGVQLIQETVSVENHSSCRPEVDCTEEDLEFCNKLRLELSATISDVNLLSHSTQSSDEDEISPQGRIEEWPRDIHMRTASFICPPETLELSDTGASSDLHMDTSLSCPKLHSLHNSLTSNDEGDDHLSCLLNLSLASSTLELNKSQNSTVMPQSSSDMCTSSLPNSDIVDAGHHCLAVTADRIRRDEVLDSSSSPDAAKQAPAMEQKRVNDVFWEQFLTERPGCSDTEEASSCLRANPYDEQEEKKPVTGVARNTEGIEHLTL; this comes from the exons ATGGATGGAGGAGcttccggcggcggcggcggcccgGCGCCTTTCCTGCTGAAGACGTATGAGATGGTGGACGACTCTTCAACAGATGCGATCGTATCATGGAGCGGGAGCACGAAGAGCTTCGTCGTCTGGAATCCACCGGAATTCGCCCGCGTCCTCCTCCCTTCCTACTTCAAGCACAACAATTTCTCTAGCTTCATCCGCCAGCTCAACACATAC GGATTCAGGAAGATTGATCCGGAGAGATGGGAGTTTGCTAATGATGAATTTGTGAAGGATCAGAAGCATCTTCTTAAGAATATTCATCGTAGAAAGCCTATTCACAGCCACAGTCAGCCTCAGGGTCCGGTCGATCCTGAAAGAGCGACATATGAGGAAGAAATTGATAAGTTGTCCCGTGAGAAGGCTGCTCTCGAAGGCAATTTGGTGGGATTCAAAGAGGAGCAGTCTGCAGCTAAGGGACAATTGGAAGACTTAACGAAGCGTATAGTTAGCATGGAGCAGAGACAGGAAAAACTACTAAGCTACCTGAATAAGTCAGCTCAAAATCCTCAGTTTGTTGAACGCCTTGCCCAGAAGCTCGAATCAATGGATTTTTCAGCGTATAATAAGAAGAGGAGACTCCCCGAGTCAGATGGTGTCCAGTTGATTCAGGAGACTGTTTCGGTTGAAAATCATAGCAGCTGCAGGCCTGAGGTTGACTGTACAGAAGAAGACCTAGAATTCTGCAATAAACTCAGGCTGGAGTTATCTGCAACTATTTCCGATGTCAACTTGCTTTCACATAGCACACAGAGCTCGGACGAAGACGAAATAAGCCCTCAAGGCAGAATCGAGGAATGGCCAAGAGACATCCATATGAGAACAGCAAGTTTCATATGCCCCCCTGAAACGTTGGAACTATCAGATACCGGTGCTTCTTCAGATTTACATATGGATACATCTTTGTCGTGCCCAAAACTGCACTCCTTGCATAATAGCCTGACTTCAAATGACGAAGGTGATGATCACCTTTCCTGCCTGCTGAACCTCTCTCTTGCTTCGTCTACTCTGGAGCTCAACAAGAGCCAGAACTCCACGGTGATGCCTCAATCAAGTTCGGATATGTGTACCTCATCACTGCCTAACAGTGACATTGTTGATGCTGGCCATCACTGCCTAGCAGTGACAGCTGATAGAATTCGCCGGGATGAGGTTTTGGATTCGTCTTCCTCACCTGATGCTGCCAAGCAAGCACCTGCAATGGAGCAGAAACGGGTGAATGATGTCTTCTGGGAACAGTTCTTGACAGAAAGACCCGGCTGCTCGGATACTGAAGAGGCCAGCTCTTGTTTAAGGGCGAACCCTTACGACGAACAGGAAGAGAAGAAACCAGTGACCGGAGTGGCGAGAAACACTGAAGGTATAGAACATCTTACACTGTAG